atttcatgTTGTCATTTTGGCAGACCACGTCAAagaaattgtactaaagtgcgtgccgcacgtgcagcacgattactttcCGCATTCAActaatcagatcattgttttcggGCGTCGTCGTTGTCCTTGCCGTCCACctcgcttaagctccctattatgttTGAGGGAACGCGTCCTAATATATCACCAAATGAATGCACAATTACCAACCGTCGGTAACTAACCTCAACCTTATTATGCAGGAAGTGAAAAGCGGCCACGACGGCTACGCCAACGAAAAACTCACTTAGAAACAAACATTTGTTGAAAAAGCATCTTTCAAAAACACGGGTAGGAGCGCCGTTGAACGGAACCGAATAATGGCAAATCATTTTAACAATTTCACATCGACCGTCGTTTGGCAGGCTACGTCAATGAaacacacgtgcagcacgattattttacCCCAGTCAATTAAACTGAATCTTATCTTTGATTCTGGAGTCACCGTTGCCGTCCTCGTTTATAGCCTAAAACGAAAAgcaaaaagagggataggggGAACTCCACATGGTTATACTTGGCATTAAGTGCTGATGTTGTAAGTTGTCACTCGACCGTTTTCATTACCTTTGATTATCAAGTTGGAATCGAAGATTCACTTGAAGTCAGGCCTGTCATAGATTTTCAGGCCAAGATGACAACCCTTAAAAAATGGGACTTTGAATGCGTTCTGTTGTCtttttaactttcaaatttcaaaagttgTAATTATTAGGACCTTCCATCGGTAGGGCTCTCGTTCATAGCACTCTTTCAGAAGGCATAACCTAAGTGCAAACGAATAGGGCATGAACTTCATGAATGGAAAAACACAGTACTAGAAATACAAATGCAAATCTTGCAAGGTTTCTACATCATGTTTACTaaaaatgttatcaattttaCTCTAGGTGTCGTGCGTCGACATTTCTCATGAatacaaagcaaagcaaagtcAGGGTAAGTCTATTGCAGGAATataatgttaattaacaattagactacgagcccgagttttctacgagcagatagtcaacgaggcgcagccgagttgactatcgctcgtagaaaacgagggcgagtagtctaattgttttagtataaatttactcgtagtctcattgcataaaaatgttaAGTAACGtttcggaaaaaatgttttattgtgtttacatcggcaattcagaggtttcaaacactgcgcgtgatgtgcactgaggtgtgaaacaggcatcacgtgttcaaaatagtcgattttcattggctaattCACAattgtagactatcagcagatagtctacgagtaatatagccaatcagattcacggattcacgatagactacgagtaaatttatactaattcaTCATAACCGGGCcgcataaaaaagtttttgTTCATGAATGTTCTCTCGACCCCACATTCCTTTTGATCTGCACCAGAAAACACTAATCGCTAAAATGTAGAACCTGGCCAGTAGCTTAATCGATGCTTCCTTTCCCTGATTAAAATTGAATGAATACAATATCATGCGAAAATCTGTGCGAGAAAAGCATATTATAATTAAATGTCGGGCCCTTTCGTCACATTATTTCTCTGTTACTCAATTATGGACGTGAGGAAGTCTGATTTCTTTTAGCgctatttttctttcctctttttctttgccTGTACAAACACCTCAAAAATGAGCAAAGTTGGCAGGTGGAAAAGTCAGACATTTATTTTAAGCGATTTGCGCTCCCTTTGGTAGATGATTTCGCAAGAGTAGGATCTTTATGTGTTTATAGTTTCAGGAAAGACTTGCACTCAGATCAAATCTCGCAATCCAAAGGCCACAAGTGGTTCTTACATCATCGATCCTGATGGACCAGGTGGTCATGGATCGTTTACGGTGTTTTGTGACATGAATGACAAAATGGCAGTTGGCGTGACAGTCGTCGGTCACGACAGTGAGAACCGAACGAGTGTCACAGGCTTCGAAATTCCAGGGTCCTATAAGCGAGACGTTTCCTACTTGGGGGGAGAATTCAACGCTGTGGCAAAGTTGAGTGGTCTTGTGGATGCCTCTAAAAACTGCGAGCAGTTTATCAAGTACGAGTGCTACAATTCTGTTCTCCTAAGCTCTAACCCATATGGCTGGTGGGTGTCACGTAACCTTGAGAAGATGACATACTGGGGCGGGGCCACGCCAGCAGATTCCTTCAAGTGTGCATGCGGAGTAACCTCGCCTAATTCATGTGCAGGAAACAACGGATGTAACTGCAATATTAATGACAACCAATGGCGCGAGGACGAAGGTTTGCTCAAAGAAAAGTCTGATCTTCCAGTGTTACAGTTGAGGTTTGGAGATACTGGAGACAATGGTGAAGAAGGTTACTATACTCTGGGAAAACTCCGCTGTTACGGAGAAGAGTGAAGAGAATGAAAAAACTGTAGAACCGTTCATTGTTTGGTTAGCGTGGAAGCTCTTTTGTAACAGAAGGCAATGGTTCATAAAAATAAACGCTGAACTTCCAAATTTGCTCGATGTCGCTCGATTTTtagataattattaattagaTTACAGTTCCTCGAAAAATTGACCTTTTCCACTACACTTCTATGGCCAGAAGAGACTCATTATTAGAATGAGGCAAGTAGCTTTGTCAAAAAGTGCTCAAAATTTACTATGTGTGGGCATTTCGAAGATGAAAGTTAGAACTGATCAATTTTGCTTTCCACTTACACACGATTCTTGTGAAAATGTAAAAGCCAACGCAAAATCATAAAACTCTACAAGTAGTCGCATTACATTCAATTTGCAATAAAATGAGGCCAACGATCCTGGTGcatgcatttttattttggaaTGCTCCGCGGGATAATAAAAAGTAAGAATTGTTTTCATCCAGTCAAAATTCGAATGTTGCGACAACCTCAGCCTTTACTAAAAGGAGGGCAACAGCAGGCAGGAACGGGGAGTTGTCGGTCTTGTTGGACCATCTGTGGTAGCTTTCTGTCAAATGGACGATACCTGCAAATCAACGGTGCAGAAATGAGAAGCTGTGGAGATCGTCAGCTCCTGATGCTTGGCTTTTCCGACCTATCATAAGTTTTTACACAGCTGATGCTCATTTTAAACGGCTTAGAAAGACTATTCTCTCATGTGCATGTTATTGCGTAAAGCTCTCTCGTGAATGTTTACAACGGAGTGAGTCAACGTATAAACTTCCCAATGATTTTCACTCATAATAGCTTTTGCAACGAATCAACAGTGAAAACCGAACGAGAGTCAAAGGCTTTGAAAGAAAAGGATCCAATCAGCGAAATGTCCACTACAATTTTTCAAAGCTTGGTAACGTGAGGAGTGGTTGCCAGATCTCCCGAGCCAAAGGCTCATGTATCAAACGTGAGAGTATTCCGGATCGAATTAGAATTGGAATTTAGTAAACATTTTATCCACAATACATACGTACACacatacatatatgtatatgttggtggtttaaatttatccttggtttaatgtttgtCTGAACTTGTTTCAATTTTTATATGCCATTGTTccaaattttgcaccaaaaactaaattatatatatatatatatatatatatatatatatatatatatatatatatatatatgtgtgtgtgtgtgtgagtgTGTGTGCCGTGTGCAACTGCTTGTTTATCAAACTAACAACGTCGCACTGACGTAACagatattagtaaatttttagctcaggataatgattttccagctttctgattggttccctaagtccatgatatgagccattatcgttaagtttgaccaaataaggaaaaactgatggcgaatttcttgtaaatgaaattttggaggtcggaaaaaattttttcgcggcgccttcggtaaagaaaatgtcacgatatGAGGAGGTTTCGcacgaaaaaatcaagagaattgcttgaaaatttactaaaacagttattcttctcggacttgccggatatgagctgataataaccaactcggcctacggcctcgttggttatatatatcagctcatatccggcgcgtcctcgaagaataactgttaattatgatTTAATTGCACAGTTCATATAAATGATTTTACCATTGCTATGATTATTTCATTGAAACTTCCAGAATTTTGGGGCACCCGGAGCGCGAAACGGCAACATGATGATTTTCTGATAATCGCCTTCtgcgactttttttttttgagaccaAAGCTTCTGGTGCACATAAACTACTACAAAtcataatttaaaaaaagaacgACTGGTTCGACTTCACTCATTAAATAGGCGTTTGGGCCTCATTAGTGACGTAAAAATTTGACCGCGGAGAATCTCCAATTGTATGTACAAGATATCTTCCCCGATAAGACGCATTTTCAAAGTGGCCAAGACACAACTGGGGAGTATAAGgaagtaaaattttgaaaattatgtcTTCTTCTATTTCAACTTGGCTTCGCTTCAAACATGTGTAATTAAGAGCCGTTAGTTCTAATCATAATCAAGTCCACTTGGAACGGTTCGGTTTCCTTTACTCTATTGGATTGTTTCTTCgcccttgtttttgtttgtttgtttgtttgtttttagtaACCAGTCTCCCACATCGGAATATGTCGAAATTGGTCTATAATTGCTGAACTCCGCAGCTGAAGATATGCAGATTGTTGGATTGAGAATCCTATTGAAACTCAAATTGGACTATTTTGCTTGCAGTCTGCCCCAAGAACCCTGAACCCCACTCACTTTGACCAAGCAGTTGTTTTGTCTTTCAGATGATCAGTTTTAGTTAGACCTCAATGGAATGTGATCGTCCGGGTGCAaggagtcctgaaaaggaccGTTTGTGGtaactgacgtttcaacatcctgagtGGAAGTCACTACAAACAATCCTTCTCATAAGTCCTTTGATctggacgatcaaattccattgCGGTATCGAATCCCTgaattcaaaccattttccaGTTACGATTCATATTTTGACAATGACAAACATTCGTTTTTCACGCTTTGCACCTGTATCTCAGTTTTTATGCCGTTCTCGTCTCATCacgacttgttttgcagttgtgtgaatGACATAAGCACTTGGCCGTGACATTCAAATGATGGGAACACGTGTTGCCTTACTTAATTAGCACAAACCAAATGAAATGAGTCATCGTATTCGGCACAAACTAACAAACTGGTTAAAGTGCCCAGTTAAGACTTTTTCGTGGCCTTGTTAAGACACTCAACCGGTTTAAAATTTCGAAGCTCTTGATGACAGGTGTTTGAGATATATTTCAGAGTCCTAGATGTCCCTATCAAGCAAGCCtccttactattgttattattattattattattattaaataaataaatatggaCCGTGTTTCTATTATAATATAACTTTATTAAGAAACTCATATAAATTACACAAGTATTTTTATCAGCTAAAAACTATtgacttgtttcaataaaaaggCAGAAAAAATTTTCCTCCAATGTTATTACTTATAGTAAAACCGTAAAAACATTACTGTTTATTGCATGAAAATTTCAACCCCTCAGAATCAACATTGATATCCCAAAAAACTAAATACGATAATAGGCTGTAAGATATTACCTTCAAATATGGAAATCTACCacaaaaaacgataaaaagtaagaaataaaatatcgtcctcaatgttttcaacaaATATTTGCATGTCCTCTCTCGATGTCAAAGTCACTGATGTCCAGCAATTCTAGATGGACCTCCTCTTAGCTCGCCAACCTCTCAAGCAAAGTAATGCTGATCTCAGCAACGCAAAGGACACCCTAGCCCTGATCCAGGACATGGTAGTCGCGTAGCTTTCCCCCTTCTTTGTAGCAAGTAACTCAGCAAGCCTACTGTGGTATCGCTTACATTCTGCCGCCATTCCACCTGTCGTACTAAAAACTAATGGCGTGAATGTAGCTTGCTCCACTTCTAGAACTCGGCTAGTGTACTAGCGCTTCTTCTCAGTtttcttcattattattattattattattattattattattattattattattatgctgaaacaatattgttttcagggAA
The nucleotide sequence above comes from Acropora muricata isolate sample 2 chromosome 12, ASM3666990v1, whole genome shotgun sequence. Encoded proteins:
- the LOC136892346 gene encoding contactin-associated protein 1-like isoform X1 — encoded protein: MKMFASMMFCSYWVILTRILFASMRQDFCGRVFKTRVGHALVGHNMSSVLVGDEFECQLKCIHTQPCKSFNVHFSSNQANKHVCELNNQTREMKPSDFKARKGSNYYGPVQVSCVDISHEYKAKQSQVSGKTCTQIKSRNPKATSGSYIIDPDGPGGHGSFTVFCDMNDKMAVGVTVVGHDSENRTSVTGFEIPGSYKRDVSYLGGEFNAVAKLSGLVDASKNCEQFIKYECYNSVLLSSNPYGWWVSRNLEKMTYWGGATPADSFKCACGVTSPNSCAGNNGCNCNINDNQWREDEGLLKEKSDLPVLQLRFGDTGDNGEEGYYTLGKLRCYGEE
- the LOC136892346 gene encoding contactin-associated protein 1-like isoform X4, producing MSSVLVGDEFECQLKCIHTQPCKSFNVHFSSNQANKHVCELNNQTREMKPSDFKARKGSNYYGPVQVSCVDISHEYKAKQSQVSGKTCTQIKSRNPKATSGSYIIDPDGPGGHGSFTVFCDMNDKMAVGVTVVGHDSENRTSVTGFEIPGSYKRDVSYLGGEFNAVAKLSGLVDASKNCEQFIKYECYNSVLLSSNPYGWWVSRNLEKMTYWGGATPADSFKCACGVTSPNSCAGNNGCNCNINDNQWREDEGLLKEKSDLPVLQLRFGDTGDNGEEGYYTLGKLRCYGEE